The genomic stretch TACGGGGGGTAACGCTGTTGTTCTCATATACTTTTTTACCCAGCAGGTTAAAGATCTGGAAGCTGTAGTTTTTGTTGGCTTCCCTTTCAAATTCAAACGTGATGAAGGAAATAGCGGGGTTGGGATAGAACTTGAGGATCTTTGCTGCAGGCTCAGGGGACGGCATTCCGGGCGCAGGCGTACGTGCCTGGCCGAAAGCCTGGGTACCTAAGATGATTAAAAAAGAGAGCGTGTAAAAAATCTTCATGCAGCTTGATTTTTATTACTCTATGGCCCAATTTATTACCAATATTCCAAAGTTACAACTCATTTGTTAAATATTTCTAACCTGTTCCCCGCCTTTTTGAGGCCCGGAACCAGGCTTTAACGTTTTTTTAGCCGGCAATGACCGGCCTGTAGTAACTGCTACAAGAATGATGCCGCGGGGCCTTACGATTTTACAAGTAGCTGATAATCAGTTTAATTCGCTCAGTTTTGCCTGGATAGCCTTAAAATCCGGGATATCTCCAGCGTTTTCCAGGACCTGGGCATACTGGATAATACCTTCTTTATCTATAATAAAGGCCGACCGCTTGGACACGCCTTTCATATCAAATACAAAATTATCATAGAGGCTGCCGTAGGCCTGGGATACTTCTTTGTTGAAATCACTCAGCAGGGGGAAGTTGAGACCCTGGTCCTCTTTGTACCTGGCCAGCGTAAAAATAGAATCCACGCTGATGCCCAGTACCTGTGCGTTCATGTCATTGTATTGGGCAATGCTGTCCCTGACGCCGCAAAGTTCTTTGGTGCAGGTACCGGTGAAGGCCTGGGGGAAGAACAGCAGTAATACATTCTTTCCTTTGAGTTCTTCCAGGCCCAGCTTGGTCTTGGCTGAATCATACAGTTCAAAATCAGGGGCTTTTTGTCCTACTTCAATAAGCATAGATCAATTTTTGTTCAACTAAAATACGCATATTATTGATTGCATTAAAAGCGCGGGCACAATACTTTATCGCGGCTGCTGTTGTCACGGTCCAGGAAGGCCACATAGGAAAGGGACAGCTCAAATCCGCCCCGGCCCTGGCTTACAGTTTTCAGCTGGGATACGTTCACGTCATAGCTGATGGCCAGTGACAGCGGCCGTTTATCGATCTTGATCACGGGTATCAGGGCGTCTTTCCAGCGCAGGAAGGCGCCGGCATGCAGGGTGTAGAGGGGCTC from Candidatus Pseudobacter hemicellulosilyticus encodes the following:
- a CDS encoding peroxiredoxin gives rise to the protein MLIEVGQKAPDFELYDSAKTKLGLEELKGKNVLLLFFPQAFTGTCTKELCGVRDSIAQYNDMNAQVLGISVDSIFTLARYKEDQGLNFPLLSDFNKEVSQAYGSLYDNFVFDMKGVSKRSAFIIDKEGIIQYAQVLENAGDIPDFKAIQAKLSELN
- a CDS encoding T9SS type A sorting domain-containing protein, with translation MKIFYTLSFLIILGTQAFGQARTPAPGMPSPEPAAKILKFYPNPAISFITFEFEREANKNYSFQIFNLLGKKVYENNSVTPRTVVNLADFFRGVYIFQLRDKGGRLIDSGKFQVSK